The following proteins come from a genomic window of Gossypium raimondii isolate GPD5lz chromosome 5, ASM2569854v1, whole genome shotgun sequence:
- the LOC105770915 gene encoding dof zinc finger protein DOF3.1 yields MQDPTGFQQMKAPVFPEQEQLKCPRCDSTNTKFCYYNNYNLAQPRHFCKSCRRYWTKGGALRNIPVGGGTRKNSKRSSSSSDSSSQPKRQSNPAPDSIRNQNLPDSSPPPTIPQQVLLSSAVQNSVSNADQTRMYVLSLDHQARKMTDSGGSFSSLLASSGQFGNLLNGLNPNGSGSETAHTDDFGGNLASGRGIGPSSDRDPRLRESNNNNDESYFGVQGGGGGGDTNCWTGCSNGWPDLAIYTPGSSFH; encoded by the coding sequence ATGCAAGACCCGACGGGTTTTCAACAAATGAAGGCACCGGTTTTTCCAGAGCAGGAGCAGCTAAAATGCCCGCGCTGTGACTCAACCAACACTAAATTCTGTTACTACAACAACTACAACTTAGCTCAGCCCCGCCATTTCTGCAAGAGCTGCCGGCGTTATTGGACCAAAGGCGGAGCCCTTCGGAACATCCCCGTCGGTGGGGGTACCCGCAAGAACTCCAAACGCTCCTCCTCTTCCTCGGACAGTAGCAGCCAACCCAAACGCCAGTCTAACCCCGCTCCGGACTCGATCCGAAACCAAAATCTCCCCGACTCCTCTCCGCCGCCGACGATTCCGCAGCAGGTTCTTCTGAGCTCGGCGGTTCAGAATTCGGTTTCGAATGCCGACCAGACCCGGATGTATGTCTTGTCCCTTGATCATCAAGCAAGGAAGATGACGGATAGTGGTGGGAGTTTTAGCTCGCTGCTGGCATCGAGTGGGCAGTTCGGGAATCTTCTAAACGGGTTGAATCCAAATGGATCGGGTTCAGAAACAGCACACACGGACGATTTTGGAGGGAATTTGGCTTCGGGTCGTGGAATCGGTCCTAGTTCAGATCGGGATCCGAGATTGAGAGAGAGCAATAACAATAACGATGAGAGTTATTTCGGTGTACAGGGAGGTGGTGGCGGTGGGGATACAAATTGTTGGACTGGCTGTAGCAATGGCTGGCCTGATCTTGCTATTTACACTCCAGGTTCAAGTTTTcactag
- the LOC105769628 gene encoding serine/threonine protein phosphatase 2A 55 kDa regulatory subunit B beta isoform isoform X3, with protein MNGGDEVAAAPAGPPQSLDWKFSQVFGERTAGEEVQEVDIISAIEFDKTGDHLATGDRGGRVVLFERTDTKDHGVPRRDLERMEYPIGRHPEFRYKTEFQSHEPEFDYLKSLEIEEKINKIRWCQTANGALFLLSTNDKTIKFWKVQEKKVKKISDMNLDPSKAVGNGSIASSSTPKHCLANGGSPDRSYNYLGNDFSFPPGGLPSLRLPVVVTSQETNLVARCRRVYAHAHDYHINSVSNNSDGETFISADDLRINLWNLEISNQSFNIVDVKPANMEDLTEVITSAEFHPTHCNTLAYSSSKGSIRVIDLRQSALCDSHAKLFEEPEAPGSRSFFTEIIASISDIKFARDGRYILSRDYMTLKLWDINMDSGPVATFQVHEYLRPKLCDLYENDSIFDKFECCLSGDGLRVATGSYSNLFRVFGCAPGSTEATTLEASKNPMRQVQTPSRPSRSLSSITRVVRRGAENPGVDANGNAFDFTTKLLHLAWHPTENSIACAAANSLYMYYA; from the exons ATGAACGGAGGCGATGAGGTAGCCGCAGCTCCGGCGGGCCCGCCACAGTCGTTGGATTGGAAATTCTCTCAGGTATTCGGTGAACGAACCGCTGGAGAAGAAGTTCAAGAag TTGATATTATTTCAGCAATTGAATTTGATAAAACTGGGGATCATCTTGCCACTGGTGACCGTGGGGGCCGAGTTGTTCTCTTTGAGAGGACAGATACAAAGGAT CATGGTGTGCCGAGAAGGGATTTGGAGAGAATGGAGTATCCAATTGGTCGGCATCCCGAGTTTCGTTACAAGACGGAGTTCCAGAGCCATGAGCCTGAG tttgaCTATCTCAAGAGTTtggaaatagaagaaaaaatcaacaaaataagatgGTGTCAAACAGCCAATGGTGCACTCTTTCTCCTTTCAACCAATGATAAAACCATCAAGTTTTGGAAG GTACAAGAAAAGAAGGTCAAGAAAATTTCTGACATGAATTTGGACCCATCAAAAGCTGTAGGAAATGGCAGCATTGCTAGTTCAAGTACCCCCAAACATTGTCTTGCAAATGGAGGCTCCCCTGACAGATCCTACAACTATTTGGGCAATGACTTCTCTTTCCCACCTGGAGGCTTGCCATCATTGCGTTTACCTGTGGTA GTAACAAGTCAGGAGACCAACCTAGTGGCTAGATGTCGAAGAGTATATGCCCATGCTCATGATTATCACATCAATTCTGTTTCAAATAACAG TGATGGCGAAACTTTTATATCAGCTGATGATCTGCGTATAAATCTTTGGAACTTGGAAATTAGCAATCAAAGTTTCAATATCGTCGATGTAAAGCCTGCAAACATGGAAGATCTAACTG AGGTAATAACATCAGCAGAGTTTCATCCTACCCACTGTAATACGTTGGCATATAGCAGTTCAAAGGGCTCGATTCGCGTAATTGATTTGCGGCAGTCAGCATTGTGTGATTCTCATGCCAAATT GTTTGAAGAACCAGAGGCACCTGGTTCTAGATCATTTTTTACAGAGATAATTGCCTCAATCTCCGATATCAAATTTGCAAGGGATGGAAGATATATTCTAAGCCGTGATTACATGACTCTTAAG TTGTGGGACATCAATATGGATTCGGGTCCTGTTGCAACTTTCCAAGTTCATGAATACTTAAGGCCAAAG CTGTGTGATTTGTATGAAAATGATTCAATCTTTGACAAATTTGAGTGTTGCCTAAGTGGTGATGGATTGAGAGTGGCAACAGGTTCCTATAG CAATCTATTCCGTGTATTCGGTTGTGCCCCTGGAAGCACTGAGGCAACAACTCTGGAAGCCAGCAAAAATCCAATGAG ACAAGTTCAGACTCCCTCAAGGCCTTCCAGATCCTTAAGTAGCATAACGCGTGTTGTCAGACGAG GAGCAGAAAACCCCGGAGTTGATGCGAATGGAAATGCTTTTGATTTCACAACAAAGTTGCTGCACCTAGCTTGGCACCCAACAGAGAACTCAATCGCATGTGCTGCAGCAAACAGCTTGTACATGTACTATGCATAA
- the LOC105769628 gene encoding serine/threonine protein phosphatase 2A 55 kDa regulatory subunit B beta isoform isoform X2, producing the protein MNGGDEVAAAPAGPPQSLDWKFSQVFGERTAGEEVQEVDIISAIEFDKTGDHLATGDRGGRVVLFERTDTKDHGVPRRDLERMEYPIGRHPEFRYKTEFQSHEPEFDYLKSLEIEEKINKIRWCQTANGALFLLSTNDKTIKFWKVQEKKVKKISDMNLDPSKAVGNGSIASSSTPKHCLANGGSPDRSYNYLGNDFSFPPGGLPSLRLPVVTSQETNLVARCRRVYAHAHDYHINSVSNNSDGETFISADDLRINLWNLEISNQSFNIVDVKPANMEDLTEVITSAEFHPTHCNTLAYSSSKGSIRVIDLRQSALCDSHAKLFEEPEAPGSRSFFTEIIASISDIKFARDGRYILSRDYMTLKLWDINMDSGPVATFQVHEYLRPKLCDLYENDSIFDKFECCLSGDGLRVATGSYSNLFRVFGCAPGSTEATTLEASKNPMRRQVQTPSRPSRSLSSITRVVRRGAENPGVDANGNAFDFTTKLLHLAWHPTENSIACAAANSLYMYYA; encoded by the exons ATGAACGGAGGCGATGAGGTAGCCGCAGCTCCGGCGGGCCCGCCACAGTCGTTGGATTGGAAATTCTCTCAGGTATTCGGTGAACGAACCGCTGGAGAAGAAGTTCAAGAag TTGATATTATTTCAGCAATTGAATTTGATAAAACTGGGGATCATCTTGCCACTGGTGACCGTGGGGGCCGAGTTGTTCTCTTTGAGAGGACAGATACAAAGGAT CATGGTGTGCCGAGAAGGGATTTGGAGAGAATGGAGTATCCAATTGGTCGGCATCCCGAGTTTCGTTACAAGACGGAGTTCCAGAGCCATGAGCCTGAG tttgaCTATCTCAAGAGTTtggaaatagaagaaaaaatcaacaaaataagatgGTGTCAAACAGCCAATGGTGCACTCTTTCTCCTTTCAACCAATGATAAAACCATCAAGTTTTGGAAG GTACAAGAAAAGAAGGTCAAGAAAATTTCTGACATGAATTTGGACCCATCAAAAGCTGTAGGAAATGGCAGCATTGCTAGTTCAAGTACCCCCAAACATTGTCTTGCAAATGGAGGCTCCCCTGACAGATCCTACAACTATTTGGGCAATGACTTCTCTTTCCCACCTGGAGGCTTGCCATCATTGCGTTTACCTGTG GTAACAAGTCAGGAGACCAACCTAGTGGCTAGATGTCGAAGAGTATATGCCCATGCTCATGATTATCACATCAATTCTGTTTCAAATAACAG TGATGGCGAAACTTTTATATCAGCTGATGATCTGCGTATAAATCTTTGGAACTTGGAAATTAGCAATCAAAGTTTCAATATCGTCGATGTAAAGCCTGCAAACATGGAAGATCTAACTG AGGTAATAACATCAGCAGAGTTTCATCCTACCCACTGTAATACGTTGGCATATAGCAGTTCAAAGGGCTCGATTCGCGTAATTGATTTGCGGCAGTCAGCATTGTGTGATTCTCATGCCAAATT GTTTGAAGAACCAGAGGCACCTGGTTCTAGATCATTTTTTACAGAGATAATTGCCTCAATCTCCGATATCAAATTTGCAAGGGATGGAAGATATATTCTAAGCCGTGATTACATGACTCTTAAG TTGTGGGACATCAATATGGATTCGGGTCCTGTTGCAACTTTCCAAGTTCATGAATACTTAAGGCCAAAG CTGTGTGATTTGTATGAAAATGATTCAATCTTTGACAAATTTGAGTGTTGCCTAAGTGGTGATGGATTGAGAGTGGCAACAGGTTCCTATAG CAATCTATTCCGTGTATTCGGTTGTGCCCCTGGAAGCACTGAGGCAACAACTCTGGAAGCCAGCAAAAATCCAATGAG AAGACAAGTTCAGACTCCCTCAAGGCCTTCCAGATCCTTAAGTAGCATAACGCGTGTTGTCAGACGAG GAGCAGAAAACCCCGGAGTTGATGCGAATGGAAATGCTTTTGATTTCACAACAAAGTTGCTGCACCTAGCTTGGCACCCAACAGAGAACTCAATCGCATGTGCTGCAGCAAACAGCTTGTACATGTACTATGCATAA
- the LOC105769628 gene encoding serine/threonine protein phosphatase 2A 55 kDa regulatory subunit B beta isoform isoform X1, with protein MNGGDEVAAAPAGPPQSLDWKFSQVFGERTAGEEVQEVDIISAIEFDKTGDHLATGDRGGRVVLFERTDTKDHGVPRRDLERMEYPIGRHPEFRYKTEFQSHEPEFDYLKSLEIEEKINKIRWCQTANGALFLLSTNDKTIKFWKVQEKKVKKISDMNLDPSKAVGNGSIASSSTPKHCLANGGSPDRSYNYLGNDFSFPPGGLPSLRLPVVVTSQETNLVARCRRVYAHAHDYHINSVSNNSDGETFISADDLRINLWNLEISNQSFNIVDVKPANMEDLTEVITSAEFHPTHCNTLAYSSSKGSIRVIDLRQSALCDSHAKLFEEPEAPGSRSFFTEIIASISDIKFARDGRYILSRDYMTLKLWDINMDSGPVATFQVHEYLRPKLCDLYENDSIFDKFECCLSGDGLRVATGSYSNLFRVFGCAPGSTEATTLEASKNPMRRQVQTPSRPSRSLSSITRVVRRGAENPGVDANGNAFDFTTKLLHLAWHPTENSIACAAANSLYMYYA; from the exons ATGAACGGAGGCGATGAGGTAGCCGCAGCTCCGGCGGGCCCGCCACAGTCGTTGGATTGGAAATTCTCTCAGGTATTCGGTGAACGAACCGCTGGAGAAGAAGTTCAAGAag TTGATATTATTTCAGCAATTGAATTTGATAAAACTGGGGATCATCTTGCCACTGGTGACCGTGGGGGCCGAGTTGTTCTCTTTGAGAGGACAGATACAAAGGAT CATGGTGTGCCGAGAAGGGATTTGGAGAGAATGGAGTATCCAATTGGTCGGCATCCCGAGTTTCGTTACAAGACGGAGTTCCAGAGCCATGAGCCTGAG tttgaCTATCTCAAGAGTTtggaaatagaagaaaaaatcaacaaaataagatgGTGTCAAACAGCCAATGGTGCACTCTTTCTCCTTTCAACCAATGATAAAACCATCAAGTTTTGGAAG GTACAAGAAAAGAAGGTCAAGAAAATTTCTGACATGAATTTGGACCCATCAAAAGCTGTAGGAAATGGCAGCATTGCTAGTTCAAGTACCCCCAAACATTGTCTTGCAAATGGAGGCTCCCCTGACAGATCCTACAACTATTTGGGCAATGACTTCTCTTTCCCACCTGGAGGCTTGCCATCATTGCGTTTACCTGTGGTA GTAACAAGTCAGGAGACCAACCTAGTGGCTAGATGTCGAAGAGTATATGCCCATGCTCATGATTATCACATCAATTCTGTTTCAAATAACAG TGATGGCGAAACTTTTATATCAGCTGATGATCTGCGTATAAATCTTTGGAACTTGGAAATTAGCAATCAAAGTTTCAATATCGTCGATGTAAAGCCTGCAAACATGGAAGATCTAACTG AGGTAATAACATCAGCAGAGTTTCATCCTACCCACTGTAATACGTTGGCATATAGCAGTTCAAAGGGCTCGATTCGCGTAATTGATTTGCGGCAGTCAGCATTGTGTGATTCTCATGCCAAATT GTTTGAAGAACCAGAGGCACCTGGTTCTAGATCATTTTTTACAGAGATAATTGCCTCAATCTCCGATATCAAATTTGCAAGGGATGGAAGATATATTCTAAGCCGTGATTACATGACTCTTAAG TTGTGGGACATCAATATGGATTCGGGTCCTGTTGCAACTTTCCAAGTTCATGAATACTTAAGGCCAAAG CTGTGTGATTTGTATGAAAATGATTCAATCTTTGACAAATTTGAGTGTTGCCTAAGTGGTGATGGATTGAGAGTGGCAACAGGTTCCTATAG CAATCTATTCCGTGTATTCGGTTGTGCCCCTGGAAGCACTGAGGCAACAACTCTGGAAGCCAGCAAAAATCCAATGAG AAGACAAGTTCAGACTCCCTCAAGGCCTTCCAGATCCTTAAGTAGCATAACGCGTGTTGTCAGACGAG GAGCAGAAAACCCCGGAGTTGATGCGAATGGAAATGCTTTTGATTTCACAACAAAGTTGCTGCACCTAGCTTGGCACCCAACAGAGAACTCAATCGCATGTGCTGCAGCAAACAGCTTGTACATGTACTATGCATAA